Proteins from a genomic interval of Pseudomonas versuta:
- a CDS encoding DMT family transporter has product MNAYYYLAIAICAEVIATVSMKAIKGFSTPLPLILVIAGYATAFWMLTLVVRTIPVGVAYAVWAGLGIVMVSIAALFIYGQKLDVPAMLGMGLIVLGVVVIQLFSKTAGH; this is encoded by the coding sequence ATGAATGCCTACTACTATTTGGCCATCGCCATTTGCGCCGAAGTAATCGCTACCGTTTCCATGAAGGCGATCAAAGGTTTCAGCACACCGTTGCCACTGATTCTGGTGATTGCCGGTTACGCCACCGCATTCTGGATGCTGACCCTGGTGGTGCGTACGATCCCGGTGGGTGTGGCCTATGCCGTCTGGGCCGGGTTGGGGATTGTGATGGTGAGCATCGCGGCGCTGTTCATCTATGGTCAAAAACTCGATGTACCGGCCATGCTCGGCATGGGTTTGATCGTGCTCGGGGTGGTGGTGATCCAGCTATTCTCGAAAACAGCGGGGCATTGA
- a CDS encoding RsiV family protein, with the protein MSLLKFASMTCIALTLGACQSMFQPSAPKPLAFTADASEQVKAGCSGMECPLVNIETVHFADAPKLDALIENRLLKMTVNSPDEKLAPSLNAYREQFLRTAPSRNSTYLQAKVREQHDGLVIIELSSYLDTGGAHGMPGRGFINYSAKEQKEVTLQDMLLPGKEQAFWGAVKVAHNNWLISSNHGSDPEFVKNWPFQQTPNVALLKDNVALKYDVYSIAPYSEGHVELKIPYSRLNGILKPEWIPARG; encoded by the coding sequence ATGTCGCTTTTAAAATTTGCCTCCATGACCTGTATCGCCCTGACCCTGGGTGCCTGTCAGAGCATGTTCCAGCCGTCCGCGCCAAAACCGCTGGCCTTTACTGCGGACGCCTCCGAGCAAGTCAAAGCCGGATGCAGCGGTATGGAGTGCCCACTGGTCAACATCGAGACCGTGCACTTTGCAGACGCTCCAAAACTCGATGCCCTGATCGAAAACCGCTTGTTGAAAATGACCGTCAACTCACCCGACGAGAAACTGGCGCCTTCGCTCAATGCTTACCGCGAGCAGTTTTTGCGCACGGCCCCCAGCCGCAACAGCACCTACCTGCAGGCAAAAGTACGCGAGCAGCATGACGGTCTGGTGATCATCGAGCTGTCCAGTTATCTGGATACGGGCGGCGCCCATGGCATGCCAGGACGTGGCTTTATCAACTACTCGGCCAAAGAGCAGAAAGAAGTGACCCTGCAGGACATGCTGCTGCCGGGCAAGGAGCAAGCCTTTTGGGGCGCCGTCAAAGTGGCGCACAACAACTGGTTGATCAGCAGCAATCACGGCAGCGACCCGGAGTTCGTGAAAAACTGGCCGTTCCAGCAAACCCCGAATGTGGCACTGCTCAAGGACAACGTGGCCCTCAAATACGACGTGTACAGCATTGCGCCGTACTCTGAAGGGCATGTGGAGTTGAAGATCCCCTACTCGCGCCTGAACGGAATTCTGAAACCCGAGTGGATCCCGGCCCGCGGCTAA
- a CDS encoding NAD(P)/FAD-dependent oxidoreductase: MPSVISTDVLIVGAGVAGLWLNARLRRLGFSTVLVENGTLGGAQTVKSQGIIHGGAKYALHGALTGASEAIADMPRRWREALAGNGELDLNGVRLLSEAHYLWSPGTLAGNLTSFFASKAVRGRVDQVKGDQLPPALQDPRFKGKVYRLSELVVDVPSLIERLAELAGDGLLAGQNIEPVIENDELIGLRIDGREIHAQRIIFSAGAGNAELLASAGISVPAQQLRPLHMVLVKGPSLKPLYAHCLGGGPKPRITVTTHPAANGEWVWYLGGDIAEADGVARTSEEQIAVARKELGNLLPWIDLSQAQWATLRVNRAEPAQSGLVRPDNAFLADQGRLLVGWPTKLALAPDFADRVISALENDGIKPGNVPALPEFARPPLGETAWEQLLP; the protein is encoded by the coding sequence ATGCCATCCGTTATTTCCACCGACGTTCTGATTGTCGGCGCTGGTGTTGCAGGCCTCTGGCTCAATGCCCGCCTGCGCCGCCTGGGCTTTTCCACGGTACTGGTCGAGAACGGGACGCTTGGTGGCGCGCAGACTGTAAAGTCCCAGGGCATCATCCACGGCGGGGCGAAGTACGCGCTGCATGGCGCGCTGACCGGCGCCTCGGAAGCTATTGCCGACATGCCCCGACGCTGGCGCGAAGCCCTTGCCGGTAACGGCGAGCTGGACTTGAACGGCGTACGCTTGCTCTCCGAAGCCCACTACCTGTGGTCACCCGGCACCCTGGCCGGCAACCTCACCAGCTTCTTCGCCAGCAAAGCCGTACGCGGACGTGTGGATCAGGTCAAAGGCGATCAATTACCTCCTGCCCTGCAAGACCCCCGATTCAAGGGCAAGGTCTATCGCCTGTCCGAACTGGTGGTCGACGTCCCGAGCCTGATTGAGCGCCTGGCCGAGCTGGCGGGCGATGGTTTGCTGGCAGGCCAGAACATTGAACCGGTGATTGAGAATGACGAGCTGATCGGCCTACGGATCGACGGGCGCGAGATTCATGCCCAACGCATCATTTTCAGCGCCGGAGCCGGCAATGCCGAATTGTTGGCCAGTGCCGGGATCAGTGTCCCGGCGCAACAACTGCGACCGCTGCACATGGTGCTGGTCAAGGGCCCAAGCCTCAAACCTCTGTATGCCCATTGTCTGGGCGGTGGCCCCAAGCCACGTATTACCGTGACCACGCACCCGGCAGCCAATGGCGAATGGGTCTGGTATTTGGGCGGTGACATCGCCGAAGCAGACGGTGTGGCGCGCACTTCTGAAGAGCAAATCGCCGTTGCACGCAAAGAACTGGGCAATTTGTTGCCATGGATCGATCTGAGTCAGGCGCAATGGGCCACGCTGCGGGTCAATCGCGCCGAGCCTGCGCAGTCCGGGCTGGTACGCCCCGACAACGCTTTCCTCGCCGATCAGGGCCGTTTACTGGTCGGCTGGCCAACCAAGCTGGCGCTGGCACCCGACTTCGCGGACCGGGTCATCAGTGCGCTGGAAAATGACGGTATCAAGCCAGGCAATGTGCCTGCCCTGCCTGAGTTTGCGCGCCCGCCACTGGGTGAAACAGCGTGGGAGCAGCTGTTGCCATGA
- a CDS encoding TolC family outer membrane protein, giving the protein MLRKLSLAIAVSWATNAMALDTQAPLSSQNGLVSVYHEAVDNNADLAAARADYDARKEVVPQARAGLLPNLSGGAESTSVRTSIDQPSLTTTRSAVVYQATLAQPLFRADRWFQLKAAESVNEQAALQLSATEQNLILQTANSYFSVLRAQDTLASTKAEEAAFKRQLDQSRERFDVGLSDKTDVLQSQASYDTARANRLLAQRQVADAFEALITLTNRQYNSIEGMRHTLPILPPTPNDAKAWVDTAARQNLNLLASNFAVEAAEETLKQRKAGHAPTLDAVAQYKTGDNDGFGLSNPNALQQHYSGDVSQRSIGLQLNIPIYSGGLTSSQVRESYSRLNQTEQQRESMRRQVVENTRNLHRAVNTDVEQVQARKQSIISNQSALEATEIGYQVGTRNIVDVLDAQRQLYTSVRDYNNSRYDYILDNLRLKQAAGTLNPGDLEALSRYLKADYNPDKDFLPPDLAQAAEANMRSPGN; this is encoded by the coding sequence ATGCTGCGCAAACTCTCACTGGCTATCGCCGTGTCCTGGGCGACCAATGCAATGGCGCTGGATACACAAGCGCCTCTATCCAGCCAGAACGGCCTGGTCAGCGTTTACCATGAAGCCGTCGACAATAACGCCGATCTGGCTGCAGCCCGCGCCGATTACGATGCTCGCAAGGAAGTCGTGCCCCAGGCCCGTGCCGGTTTGCTGCCCAACCTGTCGGGGGGAGCCGAGTCGACCAGTGTGCGCACCTCCATTGATCAGCCGTCACTGACCACCACACGCAGTGCAGTGGTGTACCAGGCCACCCTGGCTCAGCCGCTTTTCCGCGCCGATCGCTGGTTCCAGTTAAAAGCTGCCGAGTCGGTCAATGAACAGGCTGCACTGCAACTGTCGGCCACCGAGCAAAATCTGATACTGCAAACCGCCAATTCATACTTCTCGGTACTGCGCGCACAGGACACTCTGGCCTCGACCAAGGCTGAAGAAGCTGCATTCAAGCGCCAGCTGGACCAGTCCCGCGAGCGCTTCGATGTGGGGCTGTCGGACAAGACCGACGTGCTGCAATCTCAAGCCAGCTATGACACGGCCCGGGCCAACCGGCTCCTGGCGCAGCGCCAGGTGGCGGATGCGTTTGAAGCGCTGATTACCCTGACCAACCGTCAGTACAACTCGATTGAGGGCATGCGTCACACCTTGCCGATCCTGCCGCCGACGCCGAATGATGCCAAGGCCTGGGTCGACACCGCCGCCAGACAAAACCTCAATCTGCTGGCCAGCAACTTCGCGGTGGAAGCTGCCGAAGAAACCCTCAAACAGCGCAAGGCCGGTCACGCGCCGACCCTGGATGCAGTGGCGCAATACAAAACCGGCGACAACGACGGCTTTGGTCTGAGCAACCCTAACGCGTTGCAGCAGCACTACAGCGGGGATGTGTCGCAACGCAGCATCGGCTTGCAGCTCAACATCCCGATCTACAGCGGCGGCCTGACCAGCTCGCAAGTGCGTGAGTCCTACTCACGGCTGAACCAGACCGAACAACAGCGTGAATCGATGCGCCGCCAGGTGGTCGAAAACACCCGCAACCTGCACCGCGCGGTCAATACCGATGTCGAGCAGGTACAAGCGCGCAAACAGTCGATCATCTCCAACCAGAGTGCGCTGGAAGCCACAGAAATCGGTTATCAGGTCGGTACGCGCAACATCGTTGACGTGCTTGATGCCCAACGTCAGCTCTACACCTCGGTGCGCGATTACAACAATTCGCGCTATGACTACATCCTCGACAACCTGCGACTCAAACAGGCTGCGGGCACCTTGAACCCGGGCGATCTCGAAGCGCTGTCACGCTATCTGAAGGCTGACTACAACCCGGACAAGGACTTCCTGCCACCGGATCTGGCCCAGGCCGCAGAAGCCAACATGCGTTCACCGGGTAATTGA
- the thiC gene encoding phosphomethylpyrimidine synthase ThiC, with translation MSTKPKNAINLSDSAKVDEQSVKPFTRSQKVYVQGSRPDILVPMREVSLDVTPTDFGGEINAPVLIYDTSGPYTDPSVQIDVRKGLGDVRSAWIDDRGDTERLPGLSSNFGQMRLDDAELNKLRFAHVKNPRRARAGANVSQMHYARKGIITAEMEYVALRENMKLQEARAAGLLDQQHPGHSFGASIPKEITAEFVREEIARGRAIIPANINHVELEPMIIGRNFLVKINGNIGNSALGSSIEEEVAKLTWGIRWGSDTVMDLSTGKHIHETREWIIRNSPVPIGTVPIYQALEKVNGAAEDLTWELFRDTLIEQAEQGVDYFTIHAGVLLRYVPLTAKRVTGIVSRGGSIMAKWCLAHHKENFLYTHFDEICEIMKAYDVSFSLGDGLRPGSIADANDAAQFGELETLGELTKIAWKHDVQCMIEGPGHVPMQLIKENMDKQLECCDEAPFYTLGPLTTDIAPGYDHITSGIGAAMIGWFGCAMLCYVTPKEHLGLPNKDDVKTGIITYKIAAHAADLAKGHPGAQIRDNALSKARFEFRWEDQFNLGLDPDTARSYHDETLPKDSAKVAHFCSMCGPKFCSMKITQEVRIYAANQRIEAVDAEVAQGLADQAERFKQEGSQLYKKV, from the coding sequence ATGAGTACAAAACCAAAAAACGCGATCAATCTCAGTGATTCGGCCAAGGTCGACGAGCAATCGGTCAAGCCTTTTACCCGCTCGCAAAAAGTCTACGTACAGGGTTCGCGCCCGGACATTCTGGTGCCGATGCGTGAAGTCAGCCTGGATGTCACCCCCACTGATTTTGGCGGTGAAATCAACGCGCCGGTATTGATCTACGACACCTCTGGCCCGTATACCGACCCGTCTGTGCAAATCGACGTGCGCAAAGGTCTGGGTGATGTGCGTTCGGCGTGGATCGATGACCGTGGCGACACCGAGCGCCTGCCGGGCCTGAGCTCCAACTTCGGGCAGATGCGCCTCGACGATGCCGAGCTGAACAAGCTGCGTTTCGCCCACGTGAAAAACCCCCGTCGGGCCAGGGCCGGGGCCAACGTCAGCCAGATGCACTATGCGCGTAAGGGCATCATTACCGCCGAGATGGAATACGTCGCCCTCCGCGAAAACATGAAGCTGCAGGAAGCGCGGGCTGCCGGTTTGCTTGATCAGCAGCACCCGGGTCACAGTTTCGGCGCCAGCATCCCGAAAGAAATCACTGCCGAATTTGTGCGCGAAGAGATCGCCCGCGGTCGCGCCATCATCCCGGCCAACATCAACCACGTTGAACTGGAACCGATGATTATCGGGCGTAACTTCCTGGTGAAAATCAACGGCAACATCGGCAACAGTGCGCTGGGCTCCTCGATTGAAGAAGAAGTGGCCAAGCTGACCTGGGGCATTCGCTGGGGGTCGGACACGGTCATGGACTTGTCCACCGGCAAACACATTCACGAAACCCGCGAGTGGATCATCCGCAACTCGCCGGTGCCCATTGGTACCGTGCCGATTTATCAGGCGCTGGAGAAGGTTAACGGCGCGGCCGAAGACCTGACCTGGGAGTTGTTCCGCGACACCCTGATCGAACAGGCCGAGCAGGGCGTTGACTACTTCACCATTCACGCCGGTGTGTTACTGCGCTACGTACCGTTGACCGCCAAGCGGGTGACCGGGATTGTTTCGCGCGGTGGTTCGATCATGGCCAAGTGGTGCCTGGCGCACCACAAGGAAAACTTCCTCTACACCCATTTCGACGAAATCTGCGAAATCATGAAGGCCTACGACGTCAGCTTCTCCCTGGGTGATGGCCTGCGTCCGGGCTCGATTGCCGACGCCAACGATGCGGCGCAGTTCGGTGAGCTGGAAACCCTGGGCGAGCTGACCAAGATCGCCTGGAAGCACGACGTGCAGTGCATGATCGAAGGTCCGGGCCACGTGCCGATGCAGCTGATCAAAGAGAACATGGACAAGCAGCTTGAGTGCTGCGACGAAGCGCCGTTCTACACCCTTGGCCCGCTGACCACCGACATTGCGCCGGGTTACGACCACATCACCTCGGGCATCGGTGCGGCCATGATCGGCTGGTTCGGATGCGCCATGCTGTGTTACGTCACGCCCAAGGAACACCTGGGGTTGCCGAACAAGGATGACGTGAAGACCGGGATTATCACCTACAAGATTGCGGCCCACGCGGCCGACCTGGCCAAGGGACATCCGGGGGCGCAAATCCGCGACAACGCCTTGAGCAAGGCGCGCTTTGAATTCCGCTGGGAAGACCAGTTCAACCTCGGTCTGGACCCGGACACGGCCCGTTCTTACCACGACGAAACCTTGCCCAAGGATTCGGCCAAGGTCGCCCACTTCTGTTCCATGTGCGGACCTAAATTCTGCTCGATGAAAATCACCCAGGAAGTGCGTATCTACGCGGCTAACCAGCGTATCGAGGCGGTGGATGCAGAAGTTGCCCAGGGCCTGGCGGACCAGGCCGAGCGCTTCAAGCAGGAAGGCAGTCAGCTTTACAAAAAGGTGTGA
- the cpdA gene encoding 3',5'-cyclic-AMP phosphodiesterase — translation MPNVSTLTTEDPVLLVQLTDSHLFAEADGSLLGLRTADSLQQVIDLVRAEQPQVDLLLGTGDLAQDGSVAAYRHFRELTGSLCARARWIPGNHDHVPNMYEAAVQSRLLDPVVDLGNWRITLLHSNVDQKSHGYLEDSQLQLLAQSLSEAPDLHHLISLHHHPVPVGCEWIEPIGLRNASEFWKVLDRYPQVRGVLWGHVHQEFDQHRNGVRLLASPSTCVQFTPASPDFKVSSEAPGYRWLRLQPDGTLQTGVSRIPDFVFEPDYSANNY, via the coding sequence TTGCCGAATGTATCCACGCTGACCACCGAAGACCCGGTGCTGCTGGTGCAACTGACCGACAGCCATTTGTTTGCCGAGGCCGACGGTTCGCTGCTGGGCCTCAGGACCGCAGACAGTCTGCAGCAAGTAATCGATCTGGTTCGCGCCGAACAGCCGCAGGTTGATTTGCTGCTGGGCACCGGTGACCTGGCCCAGGACGGCAGCGTTGCGGCTTACCGGCATTTCCGGGAACTGACCGGGTCGCTGTGCGCCCGGGCGCGCTGGATTCCCGGTAACCATGATCATGTGCCCAATATGTACGAAGCCGCCGTGCAAAGCCGTTTGCTGGACCCGGTGGTTGATCTGGGCAACTGGCGCATCACCTTGCTGCATTCGAACGTGGACCAGAAAAGCCACGGTTATCTGGAAGACAGTCAACTCCAGTTGCTGGCGCAGTCGTTGAGCGAAGCGCCTGACCTTCATCATCTGATCAGCCTGCACCACCATCCAGTGCCGGTGGGCTGTGAGTGGATTGAGCCGATCGGGCTGCGCAACGCCAGCGAATTCTGGAAGGTGCTCGATCGTTATCCACAGGTGCGTGGCGTGCTGTGGGGCCATGTGCATCAAGAGTTTGATCAGCACCGCAATGGCGTGAGGCTGCTGGCATCCCCTTCGACCTGCGTCCAGTTCACCCCCGCCAGCCCTGATTTCAAGGTCAGCAGCGAGGCGCCAGGTTATCGCTGGCTGCGCCTGCAGCCTGATGGCACTTTGCAAACCGGGGTGTCGCGCATCCCCGACTTCGTCTTCGAACCCGATTACAGCGCCAACAATTACTGA
- a CDS encoding NUDIX domain-containing protein, with translation MTDITKATPSATEIIKREECFKGFYQLDRVHLRHELFAGGMSREISREVFVRHDAVCVLPYDPQRDEVVLIEQFRVGAMGKAQTPWLIELVAGLIDKVEEPEEVARREGEEEAGLTFSSLWPITRYFPSPGGSTEFVHLYLGRCSTVGVGGLHGLEEEAEDIRVTVWAYEDALQAVRDGRISNAASIIALQWLALNRAEVRGLWL, from the coding sequence ATGACTGACATCACCAAGGCCACGCCAAGCGCCACAGAGATCATAAAACGCGAAGAGTGTTTTAAGGGTTTCTACCAGCTTGACCGCGTCCATCTGCGCCATGAGTTGTTTGCTGGCGGTATGAGTCGTGAGATCAGTCGCGAAGTGTTTGTGCGTCACGATGCCGTGTGTGTGCTGCCATATGATCCGCAGCGCGATGAAGTGGTACTGATCGAGCAGTTTCGCGTCGGTGCCATGGGCAAGGCCCAGACCCCGTGGTTGATCGAGCTGGTGGCCGGACTCATCGACAAGGTCGAAGAACCTGAAGAAGTCGCTCGTCGCGAAGGTGAAGAAGAGGCCGGGCTGACGTTCTCCTCCCTGTGGCCGATCACCCGCTACTTTCCGTCGCCCGGTGGCAGCACCGAGTTTGTGCATCTGTATCTGGGCCGTTGCAGCACCGTGGGTGTTGGCGGATTGCACGGGCTGGAAGAAGAAGCCGAAGATATCCGGGTGACAGTCTGGGCCTATGAAGATGCCCTGCAAGCCGTACGCGATGGACGTATTTCCAATGCAGCGAGCATTATTGCCCTGCAATGGCTGGCGCTTAATCGCGCTGAAGTGAGGGGGTTATGGTTGTAA
- a CDS encoding DUF1249 domain-containing protein: protein MVVIARRERYRVDLIGLQAACEANYARLMRLLPDMREQPSARRIAVTQGDQMLGVLTLEVIQDCPYTSTLRVRQEHSLPWLPVPELQVQVYHDARMAEVIAAEHARRFRSIYPYPNVAMHQPDEKAQLNIFLGEWLSHCLACGHEYAEVR from the coding sequence ATGGTTGTAATTGCACGTCGTGAACGATACCGGGTCGATCTGATTGGCTTGCAGGCTGCCTGCGAGGCCAATTACGCCCGGCTGATGCGGTTGTTGCCCGATATGCGCGAGCAACCGAGTGCCCGGCGGATTGCCGTGACCCAGGGTGACCAGATGCTGGGGGTGCTGACCCTTGAGGTGATCCAGGACTGCCCTTACACCAGCACGTTGCGGGTGCGTCAGGAGCACAGCCTGCCCTGGTTGCCGGTACCCGAACTGCAAGTGCAGGTGTACCACGATGCGCGCATGGCCGAAGTCATTGCGGCCGAGCATGCGCGGCGCTTTCGCAGTATTTACCCGTACCCCAACGTGGCCATGCACCAGCCCGACGAGAAAGCCCAGCTCAATATATTTTTGGGTGAATGGCTGAGCCATTGTCTGGCATGCGGGCATGAATACGCGGAAGTTCGTTAG
- the cytX gene encoding putative hydroxymethylpyrimidine transporter CytX, protein MHSLNTPGTYSPDIAVPGDKRVFGARDLFSLWFSLGIGLMVLQTGALLAPGLGLSGSLLAIFFGTLVGVALLASVGVIGCDTGLSSMAALKLSLGTRGAMLPAMLNVLQLIGWGSFEIIVMRDAASLLGARAFSEGSVLSSPMLWTLIFGALATLLAVSGPLTFVRKVLRKWGIWLLLAACLWLTWNLLAKADLPALWGQKGDGSLPFALGFDIAIAMPLSWLPLIADYSRFGKRAKNVFGGTALGFFIGNFWLMSLGVAYTLAFAPSGEVNALLLALAGAGLGIPLLLILLDESENAFADIHSAAVSSGILLRIKVEHLALTIGVICTLIACFAPLAQYQNFLLLIGSVFAPLFGVVLVDHFILRKRSAQVTATLFRWSTLLAWFGGVVTYHLLANLYPDVGATLPALLLAGLLQWVLGRNKF, encoded by the coding sequence ATTCATTCCTTGAACACACCCGGCACCTACTCCCCTGACATTGCGGTACCCGGCGACAAGCGCGTCTTCGGCGCCCGTGATCTGTTTTCCCTGTGGTTCTCCCTCGGCATTGGCCTGATGGTGCTGCAGACCGGCGCCTTGCTGGCACCGGGCCTGGGCCTTTCAGGGTCATTGCTGGCAATTTTTTTCGGCACGCTGGTGGGCGTGGCCTTACTGGCTTCGGTCGGGGTGATTGGCTGCGACACCGGGCTGTCCTCCATGGCAGCCCTCAAGCTCAGCCTTGGTACCCGGGGCGCCATGCTCCCGGCCATGCTCAACGTGCTGCAGCTGATCGGCTGGGGCTCGTTTGAAATCATCGTGATGCGCGACGCCGCAAGCTTGCTGGGCGCCCGCGCGTTCAGCGAAGGCAGCGTGCTGAGCAGCCCGATGCTGTGGACGCTGATCTTTGGTGCCCTGGCCACCTTGCTCGCCGTCAGCGGGCCGTTGACCTTTGTGCGCAAGGTCCTGCGCAAATGGGGCATCTGGCTGCTGTTGGCAGCATGCCTGTGGCTGACCTGGAACCTGCTCGCCAAAGCCGATCTGCCTGCACTGTGGGGGCAAAAGGGCGATGGGTCGTTGCCGTTTGCACTGGGTTTTGACATTGCCATCGCCATGCCGCTGTCGTGGCTGCCGTTGATCGCCGACTATTCACGCTTCGGCAAACGTGCCAAAAACGTATTCGGCGGCACTGCGCTGGGCTTCTTTATTGGCAACTTCTGGTTAATGAGCCTGGGGGTGGCCTACACGCTGGCGTTCGCCCCGAGTGGCGAAGTCAATGCGTTGCTCTTGGCGCTGGCGGGTGCGGGGCTGGGGATTCCGTTGTTGCTGATCTTGCTCGACGAGTCGGAAAACGCTTTTGCCGACATTCACTCGGCGGCGGTCTCCAGCGGGATTTTGTTGCGCATCAAAGTCGAACATCTGGCGCTGACGATTGGCGTGATCTGCACGCTGATTGCCTGTTTCGCGCCGTTGGCCCAGTACCAGAACTTCCTGCTGTTGATTGGATCGGTGTTTGCGCCGCTGTTTGGCGTGGTGCTGGTGGACCACTTCATCCTGCGCAAGCGCAGTGCCCAAGTGACCGCCACACTGTTTCGCTGGTCGACCTTGCTGGCCTGGTTCGGCGGGGTGGTGACCTATCACCTGCTGGCGAATCTGTACCCGGATGTGGGCGCGACCTTGCCGGCCTTGTTGCTGGCCGGGTTGCTGCAGTGGGTACTGGGACGTAACAAATTCTGA
- the waaA gene encoding lipid IV(A) 3-deoxy-D-manno-octulosonic acid transferase gives MNRTLYTLLFHLGLPLVAIRLWLRARKAPAYAKRVGERFALNHAVLQPGGIWVHAVSVGESIAAAPMIRALLLRYPQMPITVTCMTPTGSERIQAMFANEPRIQHCYLPYDLPWAAARFLDRIQPRLAVIMETELWPNHIHQCARRGIPVALANARLSARSAKGYARFAKLTRPMLEEMSLIAAQTETEAERFRQLGARPECVEVTGSIKFDLSIDPQLLIRAGELREHWQAQDRPVWIAASTHEGEDAIVLAAHRQLLARHPDALLILVPRHPERFNSVFELCQREGFTTVRRSSGERVSAGVQVLLGDTMGELLFLYALADSAFVGGSLVPNGGHNLLEPAALAKPVLSGPHLFNFLEIAALLREAGALQEVDDAQGLAVAVQRLFELPQDAQRMAEAGLKVMQANQGALQRLLEGLGRLLKG, from the coding sequence ATGAATAGAACTCTCTACACCTTGCTGTTTCATCTGGGGCTGCCACTGGTGGCGATTCGCTTATGGCTGCGGGCGCGCAAGGCGCCGGCCTATGCCAAGCGTGTGGGCGAGCGCTTTGCGCTGAATCATGCGGTGCTGCAGCCGGGCGGGATCTGGGTGCACGCGGTATCAGTGGGCGAGAGTATCGCTGCCGCACCGATGATCCGGGCGTTGCTCCTGCGTTATCCACAGATGCCGATTACCGTGACGTGCATGACCCCTACCGGGTCCGAGCGGATCCAGGCCATGTTCGCCAACGAGCCGCGGATTCAGCATTGTTACCTGCCTTACGATTTGCCCTGGGCTGCGGCGCGCTTTCTGGACCGGATACAGCCCAGACTTGCAGTGATCATGGAAACTGAACTGTGGCCTAATCACATCCACCAGTGCGCCAGGCGCGGGATTCCTGTTGCACTGGCCAATGCGCGGTTGTCGGCCCGTTCGGCCAAGGGCTATGCACGGTTCGCCAAACTGACCCGGCCGATGCTCGAAGAGATGAGCCTGATTGCTGCACAGACCGAAACCGAAGCCGAGCGCTTTCGTCAGTTGGGTGCCCGTCCCGAATGCGTTGAGGTGACGGGTTCAATCAAGTTTGATCTGAGTATCGATCCGCAGTTGCTGATCAGGGCCGGCGAATTGCGTGAGCACTGGCAAGCGCAAGATCGCCCGGTATGGATTGCCGCGAGTACCCATGAAGGCGAAGACGCGATTGTGCTCGCGGCCCATCGTCAATTGCTGGCCCGTCACCCCGACGCCCTGCTGATTCTGGTACCGCGTCACCCTGAGCGCTTCAATTCAGTGTTTGAGCTGTGCCAGCGCGAGGGTTTTACCACCGTGCGCCGCTCAAGCGGCGAGCGGGTCAGTGCCGGGGTACAGGTGCTGTTGGGCGACACCATGGGCGAGTTGCTGTTTTTGTATGCGCTGGCCGACAGTGCATTTGTCGGTGGCAGCCTGGTTCCCAATGGCGGGCACAACTTGCTGGAGCCGGCAGCCCTGGCCAAACCGGTACTGAGCGGGCCCCATCTGTTCAACTTCCTCGAAATTGCCGCGCTGTTGCGCGAGGCCGGTGCACTGCAAGAGGTGGATGACGCACAAGGATTGGCAGTTGCAGTACAACGCCTGTTTGAACTGCCGCAAGATGCGCAGCGCATGGCCGAAGCAGGACTGAAGGTGATGCAGGCCAATCAGGGCGCACTGCAGCGCCTGCTGGAGGGGTTGGGGCGACTTCTCAAAGGGTGA